A region of Plantactinospora sp. BC1 DNA encodes the following proteins:
- the miaB gene encoding tRNA (N6-isopentenyl adenosine(37)-C2)-methylthiotransferase MiaB, with translation MTTAAPGSPRTYQVRTYGCQMNVHDSERISGLLEQAGYVRAADSDDPDVVVFNTCAVRENADNRLYGNLGHLRPVKDKHPDMQIAVGGCLAQKDRGEIVRRAPWVDVVFGTHNIGALPVLLERARHNTAAEVEILESLEVFPSTLPTRRESTYAGWVSISVGCNNTCTFCIVPALRGREKDRRPGDVLAEVRALVAEGVLEVTLLGQNVNSYGVEFGDRLAFGKLLRATGGIEGLERVRFTSPHPKDFTDDVIAAMAETPNVCHSLHMPLQSGSDDVLRAMRRSYRAERYLGIIEKVRAAMPDAAITTDIIVGFPGETEADFARTLEVVREARFASAFTFQYSKRPGTPAATMPDQLPKQVVQERYERLIAAVEEITWAENRKLVGTPVEVLVAVGEGRKDERTGRLSGRARDGRLVHFAAGSYEGKIRPGDIVHTTVSYAAPHHLNADGEPLAHRRTRAGDAAEAGRTPRTPGVSLGLPTVGVPPPLPASAAACDR, from the coding sequence ATGACTACCGCAGCCCCCGGCAGCCCGCGTACCTATCAGGTGCGCACCTACGGCTGTCAGATGAACGTGCACGACTCCGAGCGGATCTCCGGACTGCTGGAGCAGGCCGGTTACGTGCGCGCGGCCGACTCCGACGACCCGGACGTGGTGGTCTTCAACACCTGTGCGGTACGCGAGAACGCCGACAACCGGCTCTACGGCAACCTCGGCCACCTGCGCCCGGTCAAGGACAAGCACCCCGACATGCAGATCGCGGTCGGCGGCTGCCTGGCCCAGAAGGACCGGGGCGAGATCGTCCGCCGGGCACCCTGGGTCGACGTGGTCTTCGGCACCCACAACATCGGCGCGCTGCCGGTGCTGCTGGAGCGGGCCCGGCACAACACCGCCGCCGAGGTGGAGATCCTGGAGTCGCTGGAGGTCTTCCCCTCCACGCTGCCGACCCGGCGCGAGTCGACGTACGCCGGCTGGGTGTCGATCTCGGTGGGCTGCAACAACACCTGCACGTTCTGCATCGTGCCGGCGCTGCGCGGCAGGGAGAAGGACCGCCGGCCCGGCGACGTCCTGGCCGAGGTACGTGCCCTGGTCGCCGAGGGTGTGCTCGAGGTCACCCTGCTCGGCCAGAACGTGAACTCGTACGGCGTCGAGTTCGGTGACCGGCTCGCCTTCGGCAAGCTGCTCCGGGCGACCGGCGGGATCGAGGGGCTGGAGCGGGTCCGGTTCACCAGCCCGCACCCGAAGGACTTCACCGACGACGTGATCGCCGCGATGGCCGAGACCCCGAACGTCTGCCACTCGCTGCACATGCCGTTGCAGTCCGGCTCCGACGACGTGCTCCGGGCGATGCGCCGGTCGTACCGGGCCGAGCGCTACCTCGGGATCATCGAGAAGGTTCGGGCGGCGATGCCGGACGCGGCGATCACCACCGACATCATCGTCGGCTTCCCCGGCGAGACCGAGGCCGACTTCGCCCGCACCCTGGAGGTGGTCCGGGAGGCCCGGTTCGCCTCCGCGTTCACCTTCCAGTACTCCAAGCGCCCCGGCACGCCCGCCGCGACCATGCCCGACCAACTGCCGAAGCAGGTGGTGCAGGAGCGCTACGAGCGGCTGATCGCGGCGGTCGAGGAGATCACCTGGGCGGAGAACCGGAAGCTCGTCGGTACCCCGGTCGAGGTGCTGGTCGCGGTCGGCGAGGGGCGCAAGGACGAGCGCACCGGACGGCTCTCCGGACGGGCCCGGGACGGCCGGCTGGTGCACTTCGCCGCCGGCTCGTACGAGGGCAAGATCCGGCCCGGCGACATCGTGCACACCACGGTCAGCTACGCCGCGCCACACCACCTGAACGCCGACGGGGAGCCGCTGGCCCACCGGCGTACCCGGGCCGGTGACGCCGCCGAGGCGGGCCGGACACCGCGTACCCCCGGGGTTTCGCTCGGGCTGCCCACGGTCGGCGTGCCGCCGCCGCTGCCCGCGTCCGCGGCGGCCTGCGACCGCTGA
- a CDS encoding DUF2277 family protein: protein MCRSIKTLRQPYAEVVTETDIEAAALQYVRKISGFRAPAAHNAAAFDAAVAAVAEATRTLLDQLVVKGSGAGQPAKDGQPAG, encoded by the coding sequence ATGTGCCGGAGCATCAAGACCCTTCGCCAGCCGTACGCCGAGGTCGTCACCGAGACGGACATCGAGGCGGCGGCGTTGCAGTACGTCCGCAAGATCTCCGGGTTTCGCGCCCCGGCCGCGCACAACGCGGCGGCGTTCGACGCCGCGGTGGCCGCCGTGGCCGAGGCGACCCGGACCCTGCTCGACCAGCTCGTGGTGAAGGGCTCCGGCGCCGGCCAGCCGGCGAAGGACGGCCAGCCGGCCGGCTAG
- a CDS encoding amino acid ABC transporter ATP-binding protein, with protein MTGTTDQPLIRLDGVNKWFGPLHVLQDVNLSVERGEVVVVIGPSGSGKSTLCRAINRLEPINSGTITFDGRPLPAEGRALARLRSEVGMVFQSFNLFAHKSILDNVTLGPIKVRKEKPTVARERAMQLLERVGIASQAEKYPAQLSGGQQQRAAIARALAMQPKAMLFDEPTSALDPEMVGEVLDVMTSLASEGMTMVVVTHEMGFARHAAKRVIFMADGQLVEDAPPDEFFGNPRSERAKDFLSKILTH; from the coding sequence GTGACCGGTACGACCGACCAGCCGCTCATCAGGCTTGACGGGGTCAACAAGTGGTTCGGCCCGTTGCACGTGTTGCAGGACGTCAACCTCTCCGTAGAGCGGGGCGAGGTCGTCGTGGTCATCGGTCCGTCCGGCTCCGGAAAGTCGACGCTGTGTCGGGCGATCAACCGGTTGGAGCCGATCAACTCCGGGACGATCACCTTCGACGGTCGACCGCTACCGGCCGAGGGCCGGGCACTGGCCCGGCTGCGCAGCGAGGTCGGCATGGTCTTCCAGTCGTTCAATCTCTTCGCCCACAAAAGCATTCTGGACAACGTGACCCTCGGCCCCATAAAGGTCCGCAAGGAGAAGCCGACCGTCGCCCGGGAGCGTGCCATGCAGTTGCTGGAGCGGGTCGGCATCGCGAGCCAGGCGGAGAAGTACCCTGCTCAGCTCTCCGGCGGGCAGCAGCAACGGGCCGCCATCGCCAGGGCCCTGGCGATGCAGCCGAAGGCGATGCTCTTCGACGAGCCCACCAGCGCGCTGGACCCGGAAATGGTCGGCGAGGTGCTGGACGTGATGACCTCGCTGGCCAGCGAGGGCATGACGATGGTGGTGGTCACCCACGAGATGGGCTTCGCCCGGCACGCCGCCAAGCGGGTCATCTTCATGGCCGACGGCCAGCTCGTCGAGGACGCGCCGCCGGACGAGTTCTTCGGCAACCCGCGCAGCGAGCGGGCCAAGGACTTCCTGTCGAAGATCCTGACCCACTAG
- a CDS encoding glutamate ABC transporter substrate-binding protein: MRIARMAALTAMAALALSAAACGEEGAPTPSGAGNGSDAPGGDTCQTSGTTFTPASNVAITGSPTYDKIKAAGKVSVGVKFDQPFLGYKDAQGTRCGFDIEIAQYVASKLGIDPTKIEYKEIPSANRETAIKGGEVDYYVGTYSITDKRKNDISFAGPYYVAGQALLVRKDETAITGKDTLKGKKVCSATGSTPIQKVRDEGLTEPENIVEFKTYSECVSQLLDGKVDALTTDDAILKGYAAQAAGELKVVGEPFSTEKYGIGLPKDDKALRDYVNDQIQAAFTDGTWQKIYDGTLGKSGSSATPPTLERY, from the coding sequence ATGCGTATCGCACGCATGGCGGCGCTGACCGCTATGGCGGCGCTCGCCCTGTCGGCCGCGGCCTGCGGCGAAGAGGGTGCGCCGACGCCGAGCGGAGCCGGCAACGGCTCCGACGCCCCGGGCGGCGACACCTGCCAGACGTCCGGCACGACCTTCACCCCGGCCTCCAACGTCGCCATCACCGGCAGCCCGACCTACGACAAGATCAAGGCGGCCGGCAAGGTCAGCGTCGGCGTCAAGTTCGACCAGCCCTTCCTCGGCTACAAGGACGCCCAGGGCACCCGGTGCGGCTTCGACATCGAGATCGCCCAGTACGTCGCGAGCAAGCTCGGGATCGACCCGACGAAGATCGAATACAAGGAGATCCCGTCGGCGAACCGGGAGACCGCGATCAAGGGTGGTGAGGTCGACTACTACGTCGGCACCTACTCGATCACGGACAAGCGGAAGAACGACATCTCCTTCGCCGGGCCGTACTACGTCGCCGGACAGGCCCTGCTGGTCCGCAAGGACGAGACGGCGATCACCGGCAAGGACACCCTCAAGGGCAAGAAGGTCTGCTCCGCGACCGGTTCGACGCCGATCCAGAAGGTCCGGGACGAGGGCCTGACCGAGCCGGAGAACATCGTCGAGTTCAAGACGTACTCCGAGTGCGTGTCGCAGCTGCTCGACGGCAAGGTGGACGCGCTCACCACCGACGACGCCATCCTGAAGGGCTACGCGGCGCAGGCGGCCGGCGAGCTCAAGGTCGTCGGCGAGCCGTTCAGCACCGAGAAGTACGGCATCGGCCTGCCCAAGGACGACAAGGCGCTGCGGGACTACGTCAACGACCAGATCCAGGCGGCCTTCACCGACGGCACCTGGCAGAAGATCTACGACGGCACGCTGGGCAAGTCCGGCTCCTCGGCGACCCCGCCGACGCTGGAACGGTACTGA